The following are encoded in a window of Mycobacterium vicinigordonae genomic DNA:
- the bioD gene encoding dethiobiotin synthase gives MTVLVVTGTDTGVGKTVVTAALASHARQLGVDVAVCKPAQTGIAEGDDDLAEVGRLSGVTALAGLARYPLPMAPAAAAAQAGLSLPTCDEVTALIRGLERPGRLTLVEGAGGLLVEIARDGVTLRDVAIDLGAAALVVVRAGLGTLNHSALTLEALAVKGVSCAGLVIGSWSASAGLVETSNRAALERLAAVRAVLPAGAASATDFADISAAAFDSDWVRTLAG, from the coding sequence TTGACCGTCCTCGTCGTCACCGGTACCGACACCGGCGTCGGCAAGACCGTTGTGACTGCCGCTCTGGCCAGCCACGCTCGCCAACTCGGCGTAGATGTCGCGGTGTGCAAGCCCGCCCAGACCGGCATCGCGGAAGGCGACGACGATCTGGCCGAGGTAGGCCGGCTGTCCGGGGTGACCGCGCTGGCCGGTTTGGCCCGCTACCCGCTGCCGATGGCGCCGGCGGCCGCCGCCGCGCAGGCCGGGTTGTCGCTGCCGACCTGCGACGAGGTGACGGCGCTGATCCGCGGCCTGGAGCGGCCCGGCAGACTGACGCTGGTGGAGGGTGCTGGGGGATTGCTGGTCGAAATCGCCCGCGACGGTGTCACGTTGCGTGATGTCGCCATCGACCTCGGCGCGGCGGCCCTGGTAGTGGTGAGGGCCGGTTTGGGCACCCTGAATCATTCCGCCCTGACCCTGGAAGCCCTTGCAGTAAAAGGTGTTTCGTGCGCTGGTCTGGTGATCGGCAGCTGGTCGGCCAGCGCAGGGCTGGTAGAGACGTCGAACCGGGCAGCGCTGGAACGCCTGGCTGCGGTGCGCGCGGTGCTGCCGGCCGGGGCGGCGTCAGCGACCGATTTCGCCGACATCAGCGCAGCGGCGTTCGACTCCGACTGGGTACGTACGCTGGCCGGCTGA
- a CDS encoding 2'-5' RNA ligase family protein — protein MAHSLELLFEPDTEAAIRGIWDKLAAAQLAGRAAAGRPHVTLIAAEHIEPAVDQQLTPITGQLPLPCAIGAPVIFGRGTLVLARLVVPTRELLDLHAEVHRLSSGHLTPMPNSRPGQWTAHVTLARRVPESQLGRAVRIAGPPMVGSFAGLRRWDGDQRVEYPLG, from the coding sequence ATGGCCCACTCGTTGGAACTGCTCTTCGAGCCGGATACCGAGGCCGCGATCCGTGGCATTTGGGACAAGCTGGCCGCCGCCCAACTTGCCGGCCGGGCAGCGGCCGGCCGCCCGCACGTGACACTGATCGCCGCCGAACACATCGAGCCCGCGGTTGACCAGCAGCTGACCCCGATCACCGGACAGCTTCCGCTGCCTTGTGCAATCGGCGCTCCGGTGATTTTCGGGCGCGGCACCTTGGTGTTGGCCCGGCTGGTGGTCCCCACCCGTGAGTTACTGGACCTGCACGCCGAGGTGCACCGGCTCAGCTCCGGGCACCTCACGCCCATGCCCAACAGCCGACCCGGCCAGTGGACCGCCCACGTCACGCTGGCCCGACGGGTTCCAGAAAGCCAGCTCGGTCGTGCAGTGCGCATCGCCGGACCGCCGATGGTAGGCAGCTTTGCCGGTTTGCGCCGTTGGGACGGTGACCAGCGCGTCGAGTACCCGCTCGGCTGA
- a CDS encoding mechanosensitive ion channel family protein — MSEDWSSFGWAAAVVLGLPLLLIGLTEWHHILGRKHSSLGPPVLLLRNYVVPLGALWVLLVQVADVPAQFTSVRVLATVFGFVMLVLLLSGLSATVFEDAPDGSWRKRVPAIFLDVTRFLLIGVGLAVILSYIWGVRVGGIFTALGVTSVVIGLMLQNSVGQIVSGLFMLFEQPFRIGDWLDTPAARGRIVEANWRAVHIQTGRGLQITPNSVLATTSFTNLSRPPGGHRLKVTTTFAAADPPDRVCAVLSRIGDALPQRRANVPTTALPAGAGKYHVTIALNSPADDSSAQATFLRWLWYATRREGLHLDEQDDDFSTPQRIEGALRTLVAPALRLNQEDQRSLAAHARIVRYGAGEIVEHANQVPTAMTFLIAGSVRLTAVTADGSEVVIGTLDESSFLGVTALTRQPNLTDARAIDEVTALQIGREHIAQLVMGKPMLLQELGRAIDERRARVQQA; from the coding sequence GTGAGCGAGGACTGGTCGTCGTTCGGGTGGGCCGCGGCCGTGGTGCTGGGCCTACCGCTGCTGCTGATCGGCCTGACCGAATGGCACCACATCCTGGGCCGCAAGCACAGCAGCCTGGGCCCGCCCGTGCTGCTGTTGCGCAACTACGTGGTGCCGCTGGGCGCGTTATGGGTGCTACTCGTCCAGGTGGCCGATGTGCCCGCTCAGTTCACCTCGGTGCGGGTGCTCGCGACGGTGTTCGGCTTCGTCATGCTGGTGCTGCTGCTGTCCGGCCTGAGCGCCACCGTGTTCGAGGACGCACCGGATGGTTCCTGGCGCAAGCGAGTGCCGGCAATCTTCCTGGACGTCACCCGGTTCCTGCTGATCGGCGTCGGCCTGGCCGTGATCCTGTCCTATATCTGGGGAGTGCGCGTCGGCGGCATCTTCACCGCGCTGGGTGTCACGTCCGTTGTCATCGGCCTGATGTTGCAGAACTCGGTCGGCCAGATAGTTTCCGGTCTGTTCATGTTGTTCGAGCAGCCGTTCCGCATCGGCGACTGGCTGGACACCCCCGCGGCGCGAGGCCGGATCGTGGAGGCGAACTGGCGCGCGGTCCACATCCAAACCGGACGGGGCCTGCAGATCACCCCGAACTCGGTGCTGGCCACCACGTCGTTCACCAATTTGAGCCGCCCGCCGGGCGGGCACCGGCTGAAGGTCACGACGACGTTCGCGGCCGCCGACCCTCCGGACCGAGTATGCGCGGTATTGTCGCGCATCGGCGACGCGCTGCCGCAGCGCAGGGCGAATGTGCCCACCACGGCGTTGCCAGCGGGCGCCGGCAAATACCACGTCACCATCGCTTTGAATTCGCCTGCCGACGACTCGTCCGCACAGGCCACTTTTCTGCGCTGGCTCTGGTACGCGACTCGGCGCGAGGGTTTGCACCTCGACGAGCAGGACGACGACTTTTCCACGCCGCAGCGCATCGAGGGCGCCTTGCGCACCTTGGTGGCGCCGGCGCTGCGGCTCAACCAGGAGGATCAACGGTCGCTGGCAGCGCACGCCAGGATTGTCCGCTACGGGGCGGGTGAAATCGTCGAACATGCCAATCAGGTTCCGACTGCGATGACGTTCCTGATCGCCGGCAGCGTCCGCTTGACTGCGGTAACGGCGGACGGGTCCGAAGTGGTGATCGGCACCCTGGACGAAAGTTCCTTCCTGGGTGTCACCGCCCTGACTCGGCAGCCCAACCTAACCGACGCGCGGGCCATCGACGAGGTGACTGCGCTGCAGATCGGCCGCGAGCACATCGCCCAGCTGGTGATGGGTAAACCGATGCTGCTGCAGGAGCTAGGTCGAGCCATCGACGAACGACGCGCCCGGGTGCAGCAGGCCTAG
- a CDS encoding adenylate/guanylate cyclase domain-containing protein — protein sequence MNTERPRRRHRLRAVTRVSIQSKVLAMLLVASLTSLGVIGVVGYVTARNAMLPTASERMIQLRESQQRAVETLFADLSNSLVIYSRGTTAAEAVEAFTAGFDQLANAPIDPAQQQALVNYYNDKLIKPVEQYTGTKLDLNALLPSSNPQKYLQAHYTVAAGGSSPTPEDAGDGSAWSAANARFNDYFREIATRFEYRDAMLLDSRGNVVYTVRKSPSLGTNILTGPYRSSNLRGAYEKAMAANSTNFVWITDFQPYQPQLGAPIAWLVAPVGPPGKPAGVLALPLPIAKVNRIMTADKRWEAAGMGRTAETYLAGPDNLMRSDSRLFVEDPQRYQAEAVAAGTPRTTVEQALRWKGTTLVQPVATPAVRAAQRGETGTMIDTSYLGRRELVAYAPLTLPNSDLHWSVLATRETDEANAQVASIAHTFLLTTATMVFVICVAALLVAQTFVRPLRRLQAGTQEISAGNYEVSIPVTSRDEIGELTVAFNDMSRNLQIKEELLKEQRKENDRLLGSMMPEPVAQRYRDGEQTIAQEHQDVTVIFADFIGLDDISNHLTGHDLVATVDDLIQELDSAAEALGVEPIRTLHNGYLASCGLNFPRLDSVHRTVEFAVEMQQIIERFNGRTGYHLSLRAGINTGNVVSGLVGRSSIVYDMWGAAVNIAHQIRSSARQSGIYVTTGVHDAVGDLRKFEPAGTITVGGAEQQIWRLLETP from the coding sequence GTGAACACCGAGCGGCCGCGGCGCCGGCATCGGCTGCGCGCAGTGACTAGAGTCAGCATCCAATCCAAGGTCCTGGCGATGTTGCTGGTAGCCAGCCTGACCTCGCTGGGCGTGATCGGGGTGGTCGGATATGTGACCGCCCGCAACGCCATGTTGCCCACCGCGTCCGAGCGGATGATCCAGCTGCGCGAGTCCCAGCAGCGGGCGGTGGAGACGCTGTTTGCGGATCTGAGCAACTCGCTGGTTATCTACAGCCGCGGCACGACGGCAGCCGAGGCGGTCGAGGCCTTCACCGCCGGCTTCGACCAACTGGCGAATGCGCCCATCGACCCCGCCCAGCAACAGGCGCTGGTGAACTACTACAACGACAAGCTGATTAAACCCGTCGAGCAGTACACCGGCACCAAGCTGGACCTCAATGCCTTGCTGCCGAGCAGCAACCCGCAAAAATACCTGCAGGCGCACTACACGGTCGCCGCGGGCGGGTCCTCCCCCACCCCCGAAGACGCCGGCGACGGCAGCGCTTGGTCGGCCGCCAATGCGCGGTTCAACGATTATTTCCGCGAGATCGCCACTCGATTCGAATACCGCGACGCGATGCTGCTCGACTCCCGCGGCAACGTCGTCTACACCGTGCGGAAGAGTCCGTCGCTGGGCACCAATATCCTCACCGGTCCGTACCGCTCTTCCAACCTGCGCGGCGCCTACGAGAAGGCAATGGCCGCCAACAGCACAAACTTCGTGTGGATTACCGATTTCCAGCCTTACCAGCCGCAACTCGGTGCTCCGATCGCGTGGCTGGTGGCACCCGTCGGCCCACCGGGCAAGCCGGCCGGAGTACTGGCACTGCCGCTACCCATCGCCAAGGTCAACCGCATCATGACCGCCGACAAGCGCTGGGAAGCCGCGGGGATGGGCAGGACGGCCGAGACCTACCTCGCTGGCCCGGACAACCTGATGCGTTCTGACTCACGGTTGTTCGTGGAAGATCCACAGCGATACCAGGCCGAGGCGGTGGCGGCGGGCACTCCACGGACCACCGTCGAACAAGCGCTGCGCTGGAAGGGCACCACACTGGTTCAGCCGGTCGCGACCCCGGCGGTGCGCGCCGCCCAGCGTGGCGAGACCGGAACTATGATCGACACTAGCTATCTGGGCCGCCGGGAACTGGTCGCCTACGCGCCACTGACACTGCCCAATTCCGATCTGCACTGGTCAGTGCTGGCCACCAGAGAGACCGACGAAGCCAACGCGCAGGTCGCATCGATCGCCCACACGTTCCTGTTGACCACGGCGACAATGGTTTTCGTGATCTGTGTGGCGGCGTTGTTGGTCGCGCAGACGTTCGTGCGCCCCTTGCGGCGCCTGCAGGCAGGCACCCAGGAGATCAGTGCCGGCAATTACGAAGTCTCGATCCCAGTGACGTCACGAGACGAAATCGGGGAACTGACAGTCGCTTTCAACGACATGAGCCGTAACCTGCAGATCAAGGAAGAACTGCTCAAAGAGCAGCGCAAGGAGAACGACCGCCTGCTGGGTTCGATGATGCCCGAACCGGTCGCGCAACGGTACCGGGACGGCGAGCAGACCATCGCCCAGGAACACCAGGACGTCACCGTCATCTTCGCCGATTTCATTGGGCTGGATGATATTTCGAATCACCTGACCGGACACGACCTGGTGGCCACAGTCGACGATCTGATCCAGGAACTCGACTCCGCCGCCGAAGCCCTTGGCGTCGAACCGATCCGCACGCTGCACAACGGTTACCTGGCCAGCTGTGGGCTGAACTTCCCCCGTCTGGACAGCGTGCACCGCACGGTCGAGTTCGCCGTCGAGATGCAGCAGATCATCGAACGATTCAACGGCCGCACCGGCTACCACCTGTCGCTGCGGGCCGGGATCAATACCGGCAACGTTGTCAGCGGGCTGGTGGGCAGGTCGAGCATCGTGTACGACATGTGGGGCGCGGCGGTCAATATCGCCCACCAAATACGCAGCAGCGCAAGGCAATCCGGAATCTATGTGACCACCGGCGTGCATGATGCCGTCGGCGACCTTCGAAAGTTCGAGCCGGCTGGCACCATCACCGTCGGCGGCGCCGAACAGCAGATCTGGCGACTGTTGGAGACACCGTGA
- a CDS encoding PPE family protein — protein sequence MLDFGALSPEVNSSRMYAGPGSLPLMASASAWQALAGQLESVRRGYTATISELEGQAWSGDASASMAGAVQPYLDWIAETAAQADEAATRARAAIAAYEAAFTATVPPAVVAANRAQYQALVRANLFGQYTAAVAAIESDYAEMWAQDAQAMYGYARASSAATALTPFTEPPQTTSAAAQANQGAALAAVAASTSASNSQSTLAQLVNVIPRELGSLAGVSSTSSSSSLLSTVSEFNTLSSPSNLGAGFARTIFSGASFLAGAYRSLLQAKDLPQIASEDAAAAAAAGRGAVKAAALAPAGSVIAGAGRAAPIGGLSVPPSWASSAPVASVVEEPHWLSEAELSATPAGLSHTPGAGPMMGTSASGSRWGHATVNNVLRVPSRGFKMPRPVLGG from the coding sequence TTGCTCGATTTCGGGGCGCTGTCGCCGGAGGTCAACTCGAGCAGGATGTATGCGGGGCCAGGTTCGCTGCCGCTGATGGCTTCGGCATCGGCGTGGCAGGCGCTGGCCGGCCAGCTGGAGTCGGTGCGGCGCGGGTATACCGCGACGATTTCGGAGCTGGAGGGCCAAGCCTGGTCCGGCGATGCATCTGCCAGCATGGCCGGCGCGGTGCAACCGTATCTCGACTGGATCGCCGAGACAGCGGCGCAAGCCGACGAAGCCGCCACAAGAGCGCGCGCGGCGATAGCCGCCTACGAGGCGGCGTTTACTGCGACGGTGCCGCCGGCCGTGGTGGCTGCCAACCGCGCGCAGTATCAGGCGCTGGTACGGGCAAATCTGTTCGGCCAGTACACGGCAGCGGTGGCGGCAATCGAGTCCGACTACGCGGAGATGTGGGCGCAGGACGCTCAAGCGATGTACGGCTACGCGCGGGCCTCCTCGGCGGCGACGGCACTGACACCGTTCACCGAGCCGCCGCAAACCACGAGTGCCGCGGCCCAGGCGAACCAGGGTGCCGCCCTGGCCGCAGTCGCCGCCAGCACGAGCGCGTCGAACTCGCAGTCGACCCTTGCGCAGCTCGTCAACGTCATTCCTCGCGAGCTGGGGAGCCTCGCGGGAGTCAGTTCGACCTCGTCGTCGTCATCGTTGCTCAGCACCGTTAGTGAGTTCAACACGCTTTCGTCGCCATCCAATCTCGGTGCCGGCTTTGCCCGCACGATCTTTAGCGGGGCCAGCTTCCTTGCCGGTGCGTACCGAAGTTTGCTGCAGGCCAAGGACCTGCCTCAGATCGCCAGCGAGGACGCGGCGGCGGCCGCTGCCGCCGGCAGGGGCGCGGTCAAGGCGGCGGCGCTCGCACCGGCCGGGTCGGTAATTGCCGGCGCAGGCCGGGCCGCGCCGATCGGCGGGTTGTCGGTACCGCCCTCCTGGGCTTCCAGCGCGCCGGTGGCCAGCGTCGTCGAAGAACCACATTGGTTGTCGGAAGCGGAGCTGAGTGCGACCCCCGCCGGACTGTCCCACACGCCCGGAGCCGGCCCGATGATGGGCACGAGCGCGTCGGGGAGTCGCTGGGGGCATGCCACGGTCAACAACGTGCTGCGCGTCCCGTCGCGCGGCTTCAAGATGCCGCGCCCGGTCCTTGGCGGATAG
- a CDS encoding PPE family protein, protein MFDFGALPPEINSTRIYAGPGSYPMLAAAAAWDALAAQLELFGTGYCAAIATLQGQSWSGAASAAMAAAVAPYLAWVATTAQQAEHSANQARAAATAFEAAFAATVPPTEVAANRALLAALVATNFFGQNTAAIAAVEAAYAEMWAQDAAAMYNYAASSSTAVVLTPFSEPPQTAGNSQVATSQLISALPQHLETLATEGAAPSATSTPALTIVSELNTLTGPLTLAYQMPYTTFSGGSFFNGLTQSKIQASTFGGIEQAETEIAHDVEGEAAATAGVPTPVAAGLGQGKAIGDLTVPQGWAGIGATTPGAEPAIGSSAPQSRLLPPWAGHPGARSWADVTGVGRLADGGERRGANTAFRMRDRRYRIPRPALGG, encoded by the coding sequence ATGTTTGATTTCGGGGCGCTGCCGCCCGAGATCAACTCGACCCGGATTTATGCGGGTCCGGGCTCGTATCCGATGCTGGCGGCCGCCGCGGCATGGGACGCTCTGGCGGCGCAACTTGAACTCTTCGGTACCGGATACTGCGCCGCGATCGCGACGTTGCAAGGCCAGAGCTGGTCCGGTGCGGCGTCGGCGGCGATGGCCGCGGCTGTCGCACCGTACCTGGCGTGGGTGGCGACGACGGCGCAGCAAGCTGAGCACAGTGCCAATCAGGCGCGTGCAGCGGCGACTGCTTTCGAGGCGGCCTTCGCCGCGACGGTGCCTCCTACGGAGGTCGCGGCCAACCGGGCTCTGCTGGCAGCGCTGGTCGCGACGAATTTTTTCGGACAAAACACGGCGGCGATCGCGGCCGTCGAAGCGGCATATGCCGAAATGTGGGCACAGGACGCCGCGGCAATGTACAACTACGCCGCGTCGTCGTCGACGGCGGTTGTGCTCACACCGTTCTCCGAGCCGCCGCAGACAGCCGGCAATTCGCAGGTCGCCACGTCGCAGTTGATATCGGCGCTACCCCAGCACCTGGAGACCCTCGCGACCGAGGGGGCCGCGCCGTCGGCGACCTCGACCCCTGCGCTGACCATCGTGAGTGAGCTAAACACCCTGACCGGGCCGCTCACCTTGGCGTATCAGATGCCGTACACCACCTTCAGCGGCGGGAGCTTCTTCAACGGCCTCACGCAGTCGAAGATCCAGGCCAGTACCTTCGGGGGCATCGAGCAAGCGGAAACGGAGATCGCCCACGACGTCGAGGGCGAAGCCGCCGCAACGGCTGGCGTTCCGACACCGGTGGCGGCCGGTCTCGGCCAGGGGAAGGCGATTGGCGATCTGACTGTTCCGCAGGGTTGGGCAGGGATCGGCGCGACAACCCCCGGGGCCGAACCCGCGATCGGGTCGTCGGCACCGCAGTCACGGTTGCTGCCGCCGTGGGCGGGCCACCCGGGCGCCAGATCCTGGGCTGACGTGACGGGCGTCGGGCGTCTGGCCGACGGCGGGGAGCGGCGCGGCGCCAACACCGCCTTCCGGATGCGAGACCGCCGCTACCGGATACCGCGGCCCGCACTCGGCGGGTGA
- the bioB gene encoding biotin synthase BioB: MTQAPVRPTSAAGQDGMEASDILAVARQQVLERGEGLTKDQVLQVLLLSDDRLEELLALAHEVRMRWCGPEVEVEGIISLKTGGCPEDCHFCSQSGLFKSPVRSAWLDIPSLVEAAKQTAKSGATEFCIVAAVRGPDERLLAQVAAGIEAIRNEVEIQIACSLGMLTAEQVERLAAMGVHRYNHNLETARSFFTNVVTTHTWEERWQTLSMVRDAGMEVCCGGILGMGETLEQRAEFAADLAELDPHEVPLNFLNPRPGTPFGDLEVLPASEALKAVGAFRLALPRTMLRFAGGREITLGDLGAKQGILGGINAVIVGNYLTTLGRPAEADLELLNDLQMPLKALNASL; encoded by the coding sequence GTGACTCAAGCGCCAGTTCGACCGACCAGTGCTGCCGGCCAGGATGGCATGGAGGCTTCGGACATTCTCGCGGTCGCCCGCCAGCAGGTGCTGGAGCGCGGCGAGGGTCTGACCAAGGATCAGGTGTTGCAGGTGCTGCTGCTGTCCGACGACCGGCTGGAGGAGCTGCTGGCCCTGGCGCACGAGGTACGGATGCGCTGGTGTGGCCCAGAGGTAGAGGTCGAGGGCATCATCAGCCTCAAGACCGGCGGCTGTCCTGAGGACTGTCACTTCTGTTCCCAGTCGGGGCTGTTCAAATCCCCGGTGCGCAGCGCGTGGCTGGACATCCCCAGCCTGGTCGAGGCGGCCAAGCAGACCGCAAAGTCCGGCGCGACCGAGTTCTGCATCGTTGCCGCGGTGCGCGGGCCCGACGAGCGGCTGCTCGCCCAGGTCGCGGCGGGCATCGAAGCGATCCGCAACGAGGTCGAGATTCAGATCGCCTGCTCGCTGGGGATGCTGACCGCCGAACAGGTGGAACGACTGGCGGCGATGGGGGTACACCGCTACAACCACAACCTGGAGACCGCGCGGTCGTTCTTCACCAACGTCGTCACCACCCACACCTGGGAAGAGCGCTGGCAGACGCTGTCGATGGTGCGCGATGCCGGCATGGAGGTGTGCTGCGGCGGCATCCTGGGCATGGGCGAGACGCTGGAGCAGCGCGCCGAATTCGCGGCCGACCTAGCCGAGCTGGATCCCCACGAGGTGCCGCTGAACTTCCTCAACCCGCGCCCCGGAACGCCTTTCGGCGACCTCGAGGTGCTGCCCGCTAGCGAAGCGCTCAAAGCGGTGGGTGCGTTCCGGCTGGCGTTGCCGCGCACCATGTTGCGCTTCGCCGGCGGCCGCGAGATCACGCTCGGCGATCTGGGCGCCAAGCAGGGCATCCTGGGCGGCATCAACGCCGTGATCGTCGGCAACTACTTGACCACGTTGGGGCGTCCTGCCGAAGCTGATCTGGAGTTGCTCAACGACCTGCAGATGCCGCTGAAGGCACTGAACGCCAGCCTGTAA
- a CDS encoding DUF2567 domain-containing protein, producing the protein MTQEQPVGAEPSPARPRTSRKRAYLVVIAALAVCGVLVGALWAWIAPSIHAVVAVSRKGERVHEYLGSESQNFFVAPVLLAGLLGVVAVVAAVAVWQWRDHRGPHMVAALTAGLIAAAALAATVGALLVRMRYGAVDFNTVPLASGEHSLTYVELAPPVLVGHSQILIAATLISPAGIAALVYAMVATGSVRDDLGGYPPQRRQAISSIVLPPVPPAPPTPVP; encoded by the coding sequence ATGACCCAGGAGCAGCCGGTAGGGGCAGAGCCCAGCCCGGCCAGACCGCGGACATCTCGCAAGCGCGCATACCTCGTCGTGATCGCCGCGCTGGCGGTGTGCGGAGTGTTGGTGGGCGCGTTGTGGGCGTGGATTGCTCCGTCAATTCACGCGGTGGTGGCGGTCAGCCGCAAGGGCGAGCGCGTGCACGAATACCTGGGCAGCGAATCGCAGAACTTTTTCGTCGCGCCCGTACTGCTGGCGGGCCTGCTGGGCGTGGTCGCTGTGGTGGCGGCCGTGGCGGTCTGGCAATGGCGCGACCATCGGGGGCCGCACATGGTCGCGGCACTGACGGCAGGCTTGATCGCTGCCGCCGCGCTGGCCGCCACGGTGGGCGCGCTGCTGGTTCGGATGCGTTATGGCGCAGTGGATTTCAACACAGTACCGCTCGCTTCGGGTGAGCACTCGTTGACCTATGTCGAACTGGCGCCGCCGGTGTTGGTGGGCCACTCGCAGATCTTGATAGCGGCCACCTTGATTTCGCCGGCCGGAATCGCGGCGCTGGTCTACGCCATGGTTGCCACCGGCTCGGTGCGCGACGACCTAGGTGGTTACCCGCCGCAGCGTCGGCAAGCTATTTCGTCGATAGTGCTTCCGCCGGTGCCGCCAGCGCCCCCGACACCGGTCCCTTAG
- a CDS encoding lipase family protein has protein sequence MVELGNLAGATGPEGLRWIGAAPHEELQRKVRPLLPTDDPFYQPPAGFQHAEPGTVLRSRDVELAFMGLIPQTLQATQLLFRTMDKHGNPEASVTTVIVPAEVAPGKTIPLLSYQCAIDAVSSRCFPSYAMRRRAKAVGSLAQLELVLVAAAVAEGWAVSVPDHEGLQGLWGTPIEPGYRILDGIRASLSYERLGLSPSAKVGLWGYSGGGLASAWAAELCGQYAPELDIVGAVLGSPVGDLGHTFRRLNGGLFAGLPALVVAALTHSYPGLDEVIKEHTNEEGRALLDSLETMTTAEAVIKMAHKNMGDYLDEPLEQTLSRPAVVHVFDSIKLGSAIPSPPVLIVQAVHDYLIDVDDIDELAETYIAGGASVTYHRDAFNEHMVLHPLSAPMTLRWLIDRFAGRPLTDNLVRTTWPTAFNPMTYAGMARLGVIAAKVVLGRRIRRRPL, from the coding sequence CATGAGGAGCTGCAGCGCAAGGTCCGGCCGTTGCTGCCGACCGACGACCCGTTCTACCAACCGCCGGCGGGCTTTCAACATGCCGAGCCCGGGACGGTGTTGCGCTCCCGCGACGTCGAGCTGGCATTCATGGGCTTGATTCCGCAGACCCTGCAGGCCACCCAATTGCTGTTCCGGACGATGGACAAGCATGGCAATCCCGAGGCCTCGGTCACGACGGTGATCGTGCCCGCGGAGGTGGCACCCGGCAAAACCATCCCGCTGCTGTCCTATCAGTGCGCCATTGACGCGGTGTCGTCGCGCTGCTTTCCCTCCTACGCGATGCGGCGCCGCGCCAAAGCGGTCGGCTCGTTGGCCCAGCTGGAGCTGGTGCTGGTCGCCGCCGCCGTCGCGGAGGGGTGGGCGGTGTCGGTGCCCGACCACGAGGGCCTGCAGGGGCTGTGGGGCACCCCGATCGAGCCCGGCTACCGCATCCTGGACGGAATCCGGGCGTCGCTGAGTTACGAGCGACTCGGATTGTCGCCGTCGGCGAAGGTGGGGCTGTGGGGTTACTCCGGTGGCGGTCTGGCCAGCGCTTGGGCAGCCGAGTTGTGCGGTCAGTACGCCCCCGAGTTGGACATCGTCGGAGCGGTGCTGGGCTCGCCCGTCGGCGACCTGGGCCACACCTTCCGCCGCCTCAACGGCGGGTTGTTCGCCGGCCTGCCCGCGCTGGTGGTGGCCGCACTTACCCACAGCTACCCCGGCCTGGACGAGGTCATCAAGGAGCACACCAACGAAGAGGGCCGTGCCCTGCTCGACAGCCTCGAGACGATGACCACCGCCGAGGCCGTCATCAAGATGGCCCACAAGAACATGGGCGACTACCTCGACGAACCGCTCGAGCAGACGCTCTCGCGGCCCGCAGTGGTGCACGTCTTCGACAGCATCAAACTCGGGTCCGCAATCCCGTCCCCACCGGTGTTGATCGTGCAGGCCGTCCACGACTACCTCATCGACGTCGACGACATCGACGAGCTCGCCGAGACGTACATCGCCGGCGGCGCCAGCGTCACCTACCACCGGGACGCGTTCAATGAGCACATGGTCCTGCATCCGCTGTCGGCTCCGATGACGCTGCGCTGGCTCATCGACCGATTCGCCGGCCGCCCGCTGACCGACAACCTGGTGCGGACCACCTGGCCCACCGCGTTCAACCCGATGACATATGCGGGGATGGCACGGCTGGGTGTGATCGCAGCGAAGGTCGTCCTGGGCCGCAGGATCCGCCGCCGCCCGCTCTGA